From the Saccharobesus litoralis genome, one window contains:
- the lipB gene encoding lipoyl(octanoyl) transferase LipB yields MPLSLTDNVIIRDLGLRDYEPVWQAMQAFTAERDIDAQDEIWFVEHPSVFTQGQAGKQEHLLMPGDIPVVKVDRGGQVTYHGPGQLVAYVLVNIKRKKMGVRQLVTAIENALVALLKRYDIAAYPKADAPGVYVDEMKIASLGLRIRRGCSFHGLALNVNMDLSPFQRINPCGYQGLQMTQCADLGGPQTVEQTKIELLDELKAVLSYQAHSIEAGNPINE; encoded by the coding sequence ATACCATTGTCATTAACCGATAACGTTATTATTCGCGATTTGGGTTTACGCGACTACGAACCCGTGTGGCAAGCCATGCAAGCTTTCACGGCTGAGCGTGATATTGACGCACAGGATGAGATTTGGTTTGTTGAGCACCCAAGCGTATTTACTCAAGGCCAAGCAGGTAAGCAAGAACACCTGTTAATGCCGGGCGATATTCCCGTCGTCAAAGTTGATCGCGGCGGCCAAGTTACCTATCACGGCCCCGGCCAGTTAGTGGCTTATGTATTGGTTAATATCAAACGTAAAAAAATGGGTGTGCGCCAATTAGTGACGGCGATTGAAAATGCCTTGGTGGCATTGCTTAAGCGTTATGATATTGCCGCTTACCCTAAAGCGGATGCGCCCGGTGTATACGTTGATGAAATGAAAATTGCGTCTTTAGGATTACGTATCCGCCGTGGTTGTTCATTTCATGGTTTAGCATTAAATGTAAATATGGATTTGTCGCCTTTTCAGCGTATTAATCCGTGTGGTTATCAAGGACTGCAAATGACGCAATGCGCTGATTTAGGTGGTCCACAAACCGTTGAGCAAACCAAAATAGAATTGCTTGATGAGTTGAAAGCGGTGTTGTCTTATCAGGCACACAGTATTGAAGCAGGAAATCCAATCAATGAATAA
- a CDS encoding serine hydrolase: MKNFRLGVLFIASVFSVSVSAITPNAPTINAKGHLLIDASTGKVLSEDNSETQLAPASLTKMMTSYIIGMEIKKGNISLEDQVTISEKAWAKNFPDSSKMFIEVGKQVSVADLNRGIIIQSGNDACVAMAEHIAGSESAFADLMNAYATELGMHGSNFENSHGLPGANHFTTPVDMAILAKALINDVPEEYAVYSEKSFTFNGIKQYNRNSLLWDKSMNVDGIKTGHTQEAGYSLVSSATKGGMRLISVVMGASSERARKTESKKLLNYGFRFFETITPYKAGKKFADQKIWLGDKKTVRLGISQDTPITIPRGKRKALQANLELDKALEAPLKKGTVVGKVYLQLEGEDIASYPLVALESVAEGGFFSRMVDKVKMSFAE; the protein is encoded by the coding sequence ATGAAAAATTTCCGTTTGGGCGTGCTATTCATTGCCAGTGTTTTTTCCGTCTCCGTATCTGCTATAACTCCGAATGCGCCAACAATTAACGCCAAAGGCCATTTATTAATTGACGCTTCAACAGGTAAAGTCTTGTCGGAAGACAATTCTGAAACTCAGTTGGCGCCAGCTAGCTTAACTAAAATGATGACCAGCTATATCATTGGCATGGAAATCAAAAAAGGCAATATTAGCCTAGAAGACCAAGTGACTATTAGTGAGAAAGCTTGGGCGAAAAATTTTCCTGATTCTTCAAAAATGTTTATCGAAGTCGGTAAACAAGTTTCAGTAGCGGATCTTAACCGCGGTATTATTATTCAGTCTGGTAATGATGCATGTGTTGCCATGGCTGAACATATTGCCGGTTCTGAATCGGCTTTTGCTGATTTAATGAATGCCTACGCAACAGAATTGGGCATGCACGGTTCTAACTTTGAAAATAGCCATGGTTTACCAGGCGCTAATCATTTTACTACACCTGTTGATATGGCGATTTTGGCTAAGGCGCTGATCAATGATGTGCCGGAAGAGTACGCTGTGTATAGTGAAAAATCTTTCACTTTTAATGGCATTAAGCAATATAACCGCAACTCATTACTTTGGGATAAAAGTATGAATGTGGACGGTATTAAAACCGGACATACGCAAGAAGCTGGCTATAGCTTAGTGTCATCGGCAACTAAAGGCGGCATGCGTTTAATTTCTGTGGTTATGGGCGCTAGTTCAGAGCGCGCACGTAAAACCGAAAGTAAAAAATTATTAAATTATGGTTTTCGTTTTTTCGAAACCATTACACCTTATAAAGCCGGTAAAAAGTTTGCTGATCAGAAAATTTGGTTAGGAGATAAGAAAACCGTGCGCTTAGGTATCAGTCAAGATACGCCAATTACTATTCCTCGTGGTAAACGTAAAGCATTACAAGCTAATTTAGAATTAGACAAAGCCTTAGAAGCGCCGCTGAAAAAAGGCACTGTAGTCGGTAAAGTCTATTTACAATTAGAAGGTGAAGATATTGCCAGCTATCCTTTAGTTGCGCTGGAATCGGTAGCCGAAGGCGGATTTTTCAGCCGTATGGTTGATAAAGTAAAAATGAGTTTTGCCGAATAA
- a CDS encoding lipocalin family protein — MRLLLFTFVLLLCSCTGLPNNVTPINNFQLQRYLGTWYEIARLDHSFERGLSQVSASYSMRSDGGVRVLNKGFNSEDGRWQQAEGKAYFVQDETTGHLKVSFFGPFYASYTIFELDANYQTAFVAGYSKDYLWLLARTPQVDERTKQKFIQNAKDKGFATEQLIWLN; from the coding sequence ATGCGCCTATTACTATTCACTTTTGTTTTATTACTTTGCAGTTGTACGGGATTGCCAAACAATGTCACGCCAATTAACAACTTTCAACTGCAGCGATACCTAGGCACTTGGTATGAAATTGCGCGACTTGATCATTCGTTTGAGCGCGGTTTAAGTCAAGTTTCGGCAAGCTATAGTATGCGCAGCGATGGCGGTGTCAGGGTATTGAACAAAGGCTTTAACAGTGAAGATGGCCGTTGGCAACAAGCTGAAGGCAAAGCTTACTTTGTACAAGATGAGACAACAGGGCACCTTAAAGTGTCATTCTTTGGCCCATTTTACGCTAGCTATACCATTTTTGAATTAGACGCCAATTACCAAACTGCATTTGTTGCAGGCTATTCAAAAGACTATTTGTGGCTGTTGGCACGTACCCCACAAGTAGACGAGCGTACTAAGCAGAAGTTTATTCAGAATGCTAAAGATAAAGGTTTCGCTACAGAGCAGTTAATTTGGCTTAATTAA
- a CDS encoding RNA-binding S4 domain-containing protein, whose amino-acid sequence MQIIYINREPVELYKILKFENLVAGGGEAKLVIAEGYVLVNGELETQKRKKIYHGDVIEFDGETFQVEREAGVVATAKSASSTQSKTTSKSENNKPTKVKRPAIRF is encoded by the coding sequence ATGCAAATTATCTATATCAATCGCGAACCTGTAGAACTTTATAAAATTTTAAAATTCGAGAATTTGGTCGCCGGAGGAGGCGAAGCGAAATTAGTGATAGCCGAAGGTTACGTCTTAGTAAATGGTGAACTAGAAACTCAAAAGCGTAAAAAAATTTACCATGGTGATGTCATCGAGTTTGATGGTGAAACCTTTCAAGTTGAACGCGAAGCAGGCGTAGTCGCTACAGCTAAATCAGCAAGCAGCACCCAGTCAAAAACCACCAGCAAATCAGAAAATAACAAGCCAACAAAAGTTAAACGCCCAGCGATTCGCTTTTAA
- the lipA gene encoding lipoyl synthase, translating to MNKIPRPEVGEKLRDEDKMRLIPVQVIPTEKEDMLRKPEWIKIKLPRSTERIDEIKKTMRKNNLHSVCEEAACPNLAECFNHGTATFMILGDICTRRCPFCDVAHGRPKAPDAQEPEKLGKTIAEMKLKYVVITSVDRDDLRDGGAQHFVDCINAIRKYSPNIQIEVLVPDFRGRMDRALEILNTSPPDVFNHNLETAPRLYKMARPGADYKWSLELLRKFKQANPDVPTKSGLMMGMGETNEEIAEVMKDLREHNVDMLTLGQYLQPSKHHLKVERYVHPKEFDELNELAEELGFSHAACGPMVRSSYHADRQAAGEEVK from the coding sequence ATGAATAAGATCCCACGCCCAGAAGTCGGCGAAAAATTACGTGACGAAGATAAAATGCGTCTGATCCCAGTTCAGGTTATCCCAACTGAGAAAGAAGACATGTTACGTAAGCCAGAATGGATCAAAATTAAATTACCACGCAGTACTGAGCGTATTGATGAAATTAAGAAAACCATGCGCAAAAACAATCTTCACTCAGTATGTGAAGAAGCGGCGTGTCCTAACTTAGCAGAATGTTTTAACCATGGTACGGCTACTTTCATGATATTAGGTGATATCTGTACTCGTCGTTGTCCATTCTGCGATGTGGCGCATGGTCGTCCGAAAGCACCAGATGCCCAAGAGCCTGAAAAGTTGGGTAAAACCATAGCGGAAATGAAGCTAAAATACGTGGTGATCACCTCAGTTGACCGTGATGATTTACGTGATGGTGGTGCGCAACATTTTGTTGATTGTATTAATGCTATTCGTAAATACAGCCCTAATATCCAAATTGAAGTATTAGTACCTGATTTTCGTGGCCGTATGGACAGAGCTTTAGAAATTTTAAATACGAGTCCGCCAGATGTATTTAACCATAACTTAGAAACCGCGCCACGCTTATATAAAATGGCTCGTCCTGGTGCAGATTATAAATGGTCACTTGAGTTATTACGTAAGTTTAAACAAGCCAACCCAGATGTACCGACTAAGTCGGGCTTGATGATGGGAATGGGTGAAACTAACGAAGAAATCGCTGAAGTTATGAAGGACTTGCGTGAACATAACGTTGATATGTTAACCTTAGGTCAATACCTACAACCGTCTAAGCATCACTTAAAAGTTGAACGTTATGTTCATCCTAAAGAGTTTGACGAGTTAAACGAATTAGCAGAAGAACTCGGCTTTAGCCATGCCGCTTGTGGCCCTATGGTGCGCTCTAGCTATCATGCTGATCGCCAAGCAGCCGGTGAAGAGGTTAAGTAA
- a CDS encoding DUF6445 family protein translates to MATYLLNPNCQVQLIQVGQEKTPVLIIDDFMLGLDQLTANINQSAKFTDANDSNYAGVRAPIDSDYLDSVLPEIVPIFYQVFRVPQQLNLSLKTARYSLLTKDANQLNTLQRWPHFDSYEPGYFAVMHYINEGNFEGTGFYRHRETNKENILNEQQAHDYMLALQNWVDKYGEPEANYTNGGNTVYERIGTIEYKPNRFVIYPGSLLHSPIATHTSHLSDDPQHGRLTANLFINFE, encoded by the coding sequence ATGGCGACTTATCTACTCAATCCCAATTGTCAGGTGCAACTTATCCAAGTCGGCCAAGAAAAAACACCCGTATTGATTATTGATGATTTTATGCTGGGCTTAGATCAATTAACCGCCAATATTAATCAAAGCGCGAAGTTTACTGATGCTAATGATTCCAATTACGCAGGAGTCCGAGCGCCAATAGATAGTGACTATCTTGACTCAGTACTGCCTGAGATTGTACCGATTTTTTATCAGGTTTTTAGAGTTCCACAGCAGTTAAATTTAAGCTTAAAAACCGCGCGCTATTCTCTACTCACTAAAGACGCTAACCAATTAAATACCCTGCAAAGATGGCCTCATTTTGATAGTTATGAACCAGGCTATTTTGCTGTCATGCATTATATCAATGAGGGAAATTTTGAAGGCACAGGCTTTTATCGCCATAGAGAAACAAATAAAGAAAATATACTCAATGAGCAACAAGCCCATGACTATATGTTAGCTTTACAAAACTGGGTAGATAAGTACGGAGAACCAGAAGCCAACTACACTAATGGTGGTAACACGGTATATGAACGGATCGGCACAATTGAATACAAACCCAATCGTTTTGTTATTTACCCTGGCTCTTTGTTACATTCACCAATCGCGACTCACACAAGTCATTTAAGTGATGACCCTCAGCATGGCAGGTTAACTGCCAATTTGTTTATTAACTTTGAATAA
- a CDS encoding septal ring lytic transglycosylase RlpA family protein yields the protein MTVNIVFNRPWLVSLILAGCVTACSSTKKSRYALEHDLAPTRTPTAEEMQNPEVYYMPPSRGGNQPEYQVLGKTYQVLPSADGFEQQGIASWYGRKFHGHLTSNGETYDMFAMSAAHKTLPIPVFVEVTNLDNGRKAIVRVNDRGPFHEGRIIDLSYSAAYKLGVTASGTANVKIRTLATTPGGYILVDSAPQREGLDKTASALALLFQMDTQVLQAEEEFDLLVGPFADEERLRETLAHLTMSGYPAKRYTQTSELTNKEEVN from the coding sequence ATGACAGTAAACATTGTGTTTAACAGGCCGTGGCTTGTTAGTTTAATTTTGGCCGGTTGTGTTACGGCCTGTTCGTCAACCAAAAAAAGCCGCTATGCTTTGGAGCACGATTTAGCACCGACTCGTACTCCTACCGCAGAAGAAATGCAAAACCCAGAGGTTTACTATATGCCACCTAGTCGTGGCGGCAACCAGCCTGAATATCAAGTATTAGGTAAAACGTATCAAGTGCTGCCAAGTGCCGATGGGTTTGAACAGCAGGGTATCGCCAGTTGGTATGGTCGTAAATTTCATGGCCATTTAACATCCAATGGTGAAACCTACGATATGTTTGCCATGTCGGCTGCGCATAAAACCTTGCCGATCCCCGTGTTTGTTGAAGTGACCAATTTGGATAATGGCCGCAAAGCCATTGTTCGTGTCAATGATCGCGGGCCGTTTCATGAAGGGCGCATAATTGATTTGTCCTATTCTGCTGCCTATAAACTCGGCGTAACAGCATCTGGCACGGCTAATGTGAAAATTCGCACCTTAGCAACTACGCCTGGCGGTTATATATTGGTTGACTCAGCGCCGCAGCGAGAAGGCTTAGATAAAACCGCCTCGGCTTTGGCTTTGTTATTTCAGATGGATACTCAGGTGTTACAAGCTGAAGAAGAGTTTGATTTGCTAGTGGGGCCTTTTGCTGATGAAGAGCGGTTGCGCGAGACATTAGCTCATTTAACTATGAGTGGCTATCCAGCTAAACGCTATACTCAAACAAGCGAATTGACCAATAAAGAAGAGGTGAATTAA
- the ybeD gene encoding DUF493 family protein YbeD, translated as MMKTKFDELLEFPCRFPFKVVGYTDPKLVDNIMLVLQQHAPGEYSPKTKDSGKGTYQSVTIDVTVTSKEHVETLYQALSEIDGVRMVM; from the coding sequence ATTATGAAAACTAAATTCGATGAGTTATTAGAGTTTCCTTGTCGTTTCCCATTCAAAGTCGTCGGCTATACCGATCCCAAGCTTGTCGATAACATCATGTTAGTTTTACAGCAACATGCACCCGGTGAATATTCACCAAAAACGAAAGATAGTGGTAAGGGTACTTATCAGTCAGTTACTATAGACGTGACTGTAACAAGCAAAGAGCACGTCGAAACCCTATATCAAGCGTTATCAGAAATTGATGGCGTACGTATGGTTATGTAG
- a CDS encoding GGDEF domain-containing response regulator has protein sequence MQPAAKCYNQVQLPKVLVVDDDPNMIRLIAESLGKNYDILVARDGRACLKIIANQSVDLILLDVMMPDISGFELCQTIKDNVNTQDIPIIFVTSLEQEHDVAKGFNVGAVDFVSKPISAVILRARVRTHVTMKIQLDKMQVLATTDPLTLLANRRKFDETLQLEWKRCLRNTKPIAILMIDIDNFKAYNDNYGHGAGDECLTQVARTLQTSVARASDLVARLGGEEFAIILPDCDNKGAEKVAQRVINLLEQENIPHNFSDTCSHISVSIGICAQLPSVNTQAAKTCELADQALYQAKQQGKNQFKSADFHE, from the coding sequence ATGCAACCAGCGGCCAAATGCTACAACCAAGTTCAGTTACCCAAAGTGTTAGTGGTTGATGACGACCCAAATATGATCCGCCTAATAGCGGAAAGTCTCGGCAAGAACTACGATATTTTAGTTGCTAGAGATGGTAGAGCCTGTTTAAAAATCATCGCTAATCAATCAGTCGATTTGATTTTGCTTGACGTTATGATGCCAGATATTAGCGGTTTTGAGCTATGCCAAACCATAAAAGACAATGTTAATACCCAAGACATTCCGATTATTTTTGTCACCTCGTTAGAGCAAGAGCACGATGTTGCTAAAGGCTTTAATGTTGGGGCGGTCGACTTTGTTAGCAAACCTATTAGTGCAGTGATATTAAGGGCGCGAGTTCGCACCCATGTCACCATGAAAATCCAGCTGGATAAAATGCAAGTACTCGCCACAACAGATCCATTAACTTTATTGGCTAATCGCAGGAAATTTGACGAAACATTACAGCTAGAGTGGAAACGTTGCTTGCGCAATACCAAACCAATCGCCATATTGATGATAGATATCGATAACTTTAAAGCGTACAACGATAATTATGGTCATGGTGCTGGTGATGAATGCTTAACCCAAGTTGCTAGAACCTTGCAAACGTCTGTCGCTCGTGCCAGTGATTTGGTTGCAAGATTAGGCGGAGAAGAGTTTGCGATAATTTTGCCAGATTGTGACAATAAGGGCGCAGAAAAAGTCGCCCAACGCGTGATTAATTTACTAGAGCAGGAAAATATTCCACATAACTTTTCTGATACGTGTTCACATATCAGTGTCAGCATAGGCATTTGCGCCCAGCTACCGAGCGTCAATACGCAAGCGGCTAAGACTTGTGAACTTGCCGACCAAGCCCTGTATCAAGCTAAACAACAAGGTAAGAATCAATTTAAATCTGCCGATTTTCATGAATAA
- the mltB gene encoding lytic murein transglycosylase B has product MIKRIIFSSCLLFSCCALAQFPSQQEFAAQTAKKYPISEDHVSSLLQQANKNQKVLDAISRPWEAKPWYKYWPIFLTEKRIKAGVKFWLKHQTTLERVEKELGVDAAIVVAIIGVETFYGTYKGKYKALDSLYTLGFHHQGRGKFFRKQLAELMVLSNEEQLDIHQLYGSYAGAMGWGQFIPSSYRHYAIDFDGDNKRDLFNNEVDAIGSVGNYFKQHKWQFGEPVAFPAKVKGNTYQTLLRKKLKPVDKVAAILDKQVYIEADVNTQAKGQLLELETETGVEHWLTLNNFYVISRYNHSPLYSMAVYQLSEKIKAAKQQVNMTVAVQP; this is encoded by the coding sequence ATGATTAAACGAATTATTTTTTCTTCTTGTCTGTTGTTTTCTTGTTGTGCTTTGGCGCAATTTCCTAGCCAGCAAGAGTTTGCTGCGCAAACCGCTAAAAAATACCCAATTAGCGAAGATCATGTATCAAGCTTATTACAGCAAGCCAATAAAAACCAAAAGGTATTAGATGCGATCTCTAGGCCTTGGGAAGCCAAACCTTGGTACAAATATTGGCCAATCTTTTTAACTGAAAAACGGATTAAAGCCGGCGTTAAGTTTTGGTTAAAACACCAAACGACATTAGAGCGAGTCGAAAAAGAGTTGGGTGTTGATGCCGCTATTGTGGTCGCCATTATTGGGGTTGAAACGTTTTATGGTACATATAAAGGTAAGTATAAAGCGCTAGATAGTTTGTATACCTTAGGTTTTCATCATCAAGGGCGAGGCAAGTTTTTCCGTAAGCAGTTGGCTGAGTTAATGGTATTGTCCAATGAAGAACAATTGGATATTCATCAATTGTATGGTTCGTATGCTGGGGCAATGGGCTGGGGACAGTTTATTCCTTCTAGTTATCGCCATTACGCCATCGATTTTGATGGTGATAATAAACGAGATTTGTTTAACAACGAAGTCGACGCTATTGGCAGTGTTGGCAATTATTTTAAACAACACAAATGGCAATTTGGCGAGCCAGTCGCGTTTCCTGCCAAAGTAAAAGGCAATACTTATCAGACATTATTGCGTAAAAAGCTTAAACCAGTCGACAAGGTTGCAGCGATATTAGACAAGCAAGTTTATATTGAAGCTGATGTTAATACTCAAGCTAAAGGCCAGCTACTTGAACTGGAAACAGAAACGGGTGTAGAGCACTGGTTAACCTTGAATAACTTTTACGTGATTTCACGTTATAATCACAGCCCTTTATATTCCATGGCTGTTTATCAATTGAGTGAAAAAATCAAAGCCGCTAAGCAGCAAGTTAATATGACAGTGGCAGTACAACCGTAA
- the mrdA gene encoding penicillin-binding protein 2: MWVKRRVAIRDHTAEANMFARRALIALAVVLAMVLTLLSNLYHLQVEKFSDYQTRADGNRIKVQPVPPNRGLIYDTNGVLLAENHPVYSLEIVAEDVKNIDGLLAQIEALIPVSHEQKKSFYRALKQNRRRRFKPIALIERLTPEEAAIIAVNQHQLDGVVIDAHLKRFYPHGDLLTHALGYVAKINPKDAARIEANNEKANYAATRDIGKQGLEKFYQNILHGTVGYRKVEVNSRGRVLREMDSQAPIPGNDLRLHLDISLQKLAQQLLADNRGAVVMLDAVNNGILALYSNPSYDPNLFVHGISGKDYRALLQSPDRPLINRATQGQYPPASTIKPLIGLLGLEKGLVTEQTTMWDPGYYQIKGIEHKYRDWKKWGHGHVDIHKSIEESCDTYFYDLALRLGIDAISEEMVKFGFGEATGVDIFEESSANMPSQQWKRARYNQPWYAGDTISIGIGQGYWTSTPLQLALATSVLANEGNFNEPKFLKAIESNTGTIDSPAQDRPPVAIQNKENWQIIKRAMYTTVQKVTGTAHKAFKGTTYDAAGKTGTAQVISIAQDAEYDETKIAERHRDNALFVGFAPYDEPKVVIAVVVENAGGGSSNAAPVARAMMDAYFASNPLGENPMQDLPLAREP, from the coding sequence ATGTGGGTTAAGCGCCGCGTAGCGATACGCGACCATACAGCTGAAGCGAATATGTTTGCCCGACGAGCACTTATTGCGCTCGCTGTGGTTTTGGCTATGGTGTTAACCTTACTCTCAAACTTGTATCATCTACAAGTGGAGAAGTTTAGTGATTACCAAACACGGGCTGATGGTAATCGCATTAAAGTCCAACCCGTGCCACCCAATCGGGGACTCATTTACGATACCAACGGTGTTTTACTGGCGGAAAACCATCCTGTTTACAGTTTAGAGATCGTCGCAGAAGACGTGAAAAACATAGATGGTTTATTAGCGCAAATTGAAGCGCTAATACCTGTCAGTCATGAGCAAAAGAAAAGTTTTTACCGTGCATTAAAACAAAATCGTCGGCGGCGTTTTAAACCGATTGCTTTAATCGAGCGACTCACGCCAGAAGAGGCCGCTATCATTGCGGTTAATCAGCATCAACTCGATGGTGTGGTGATCGACGCGCATTTAAAGCGTTTTTACCCGCATGGTGACTTGTTGACGCATGCATTGGGTTATGTCGCTAAAATTAACCCTAAAGATGCTGCGCGTATCGAAGCCAATAACGAAAAAGCTAATTACGCTGCTACGCGAGATATTGGTAAACAAGGGCTAGAAAAGTTTTATCAAAATATATTGCACGGCACGGTAGGCTATCGCAAAGTTGAAGTGAATAGTCGTGGGCGAGTTCTGCGGGAGATGGATTCGCAAGCGCCGATTCCTGGCAATGATTTGCGCTTACATTTGGATATCAGCCTGCAAAAATTAGCTCAGCAATTGTTGGCTGATAATCGTGGCGCGGTCGTCATGTTAGATGCGGTTAATAATGGCATTTTAGCGTTATATTCTAACCCGAGTTATGATCCTAATTTATTTGTACATGGTATTTCCGGTAAGGATTATAGGGCATTACTGCAATCTCCTGACCGGCCTTTAATTAATCGTGCGACTCAAGGTCAGTATCCACCGGCATCGACTATTAAACCGCTTATTGGTTTGTTGGGTCTTGAAAAAGGCTTAGTGACGGAACAAACCACAATGTGGGACCCTGGCTATTATCAAATTAAAGGTATTGAGCATAAATACCGAGATTGGAAAAAGTGGGGACATGGCCATGTTGATATACATAAGTCGATTGAGGAGTCTTGCGACACTTATTTTTATGATCTGGCGTTACGTTTAGGCATTGATGCTATTTCAGAGGAAATGGTCAAGTTTGGTTTTGGTGAAGCGACAGGGGTTGATATTTTTGAAGAATCATCCGCCAATATGCCAAGTCAACAATGGAAGCGTGCCCGTTACAATCAACCTTGGTATGCGGGTGATACTATTTCTATTGGTATTGGCCAAGGGTACTGGACATCGACACCATTACAACTCGCGTTAGCCACTAGTGTATTAGCTAACGAAGGTAATTTTAACGAACCGAAATTTTTAAAAGCGATTGAAAGTAATACCGGCACAATCGATTCACCAGCGCAAGATAGACCGCCTGTGGCTATACAAAATAAAGAAAATTGGCAGATTATCAAACGGGCTATGTATACCACAGTGCAAAAGGTGACAGGCACAGCACATAAAGCCTTTAAAGGCACAACCTATGATGCGGCGGGTAAAACAGGCACAGCACAAGTTATCTCAATTGCGCAAGATGCAGAGTATGACGAAACTAAAATCGCAGAGCGTCATCGAGACAATGCCTTATTTGTTGGCTTTGCGCCATATGATGAACCTAAAGTCGTAATTGCGGTCGTGGTGGAAAATGCTGGCGGCGGTAGTTCAAATGCCGCACCTGTTGCGCGCGCCATGATGGATGCTTATTTCGCTAGTAACCCTCTGGGTGAAAACCCAATGCAAGACTTACCTTTGGCTAGGGAGCCTTAA
- the rodA gene encoding rod shape-determining protein RodA, translating to MRNESSKNIWQRLHIDLPLLTSLLVLMSVGLAVIYSAGGQEMALIYRQITRLGLAFVVMLVVAQIPPSFYQRWAVPIFLLGCGMLVAVLLVGVVGKGAQRWLDLGFMRFQPSEIMKLGVPIMIAWYISRKPIPPTLTDTFIGLVLVLLPTLMIAKQPDLGTSLLIATSGLFVLFLAGLSWKLIGAFAICVSAFMPIMWYFIMHPYQKQRVLTFLDPESDPLGSGYHIIQSQIAIGSGGTTGKGWLAGTQSQLEFLPERHTDFIFAVFSEEFGLFGILLLMVIYLYIVGRGMIIAMRAQEAFTKLLAGSITLTFFVYVFVNIGMVSGILPVVGVPLPLISYGGTSMVTLLAGFGILMAISTHRRFLRE from the coding sequence ATGCGTAACGAAAGTTCGAAAAATATTTGGCAAAGGTTGCATATCGATTTGCCCTTGCTCACGTCGTTGCTGGTATTGATGTCTGTTGGGTTGGCTGTCATTTACAGCGCGGGTGGCCAAGAAATGGCTTTGATTTATCGTCAAATCACACGTTTAGGTTTAGCTTTTGTGGTTATGTTAGTGGTGGCGCAAATACCGCCAAGTTTTTATCAACGCTGGGCGGTGCCGATCTTTTTATTGGGTTGCGGTATGCTTGTTGCCGTGCTGCTCGTTGGGGTGGTGGGAAAAGGGGCTCAGCGTTGGCTCGACTTAGGTTTTATGCGGTTTCAGCCTTCAGAGATAATGAAGCTAGGCGTACCTATTATGATTGCTTGGTATATTAGTCGTAAACCCATTCCCCCGACCTTGACAGATACCTTTATTGGCTTAGTTTTAGTTTTGCTGCCTACCTTGATGATAGCTAAACAACCGGATTTAGGCACGTCATTACTCATAGCGACATCCGGTTTATTTGTGTTGTTTTTGGCTGGACTTAGCTGGAAGTTAATTGGTGCGTTTGCAATATGTGTATCCGCTTTTATGCCAATTATGTGGTATTTCATTATGCACCCCTATCAAAAGCAGCGCGTACTGACCTTTCTTGATCCTGAATCGGATCCTTTAGGCTCAGGCTATCATATCATTCAATCGCAAATTGCCATTGGTTCCGGTGGCACGACAGGTAAAGGCTGGTTAGCAGGAACCCAATCGCAACTTGAGTTTTTACCCGAACGTCACACGGATTTTATTTTTGCTGTATTTAGTGAAGAGTTCGGTTTGTTTGGCATTTTGTTATTAATGGTTATCTATTTGTACATAGTTGGCCGCGGAATGATAATTGCCATGCGGGCGCAAGAGGCTTTCACTAAGCTATTAGCCGGTAGTATTACATTGACGTTTTTCGTGTATGTGTTTGTTAATATTGGTATGGTTTCGGGCATATTACCTGTGGTTGGCGTGCCACTGCCTTTAATTAGTTATGGCGGAACCTCAATGGTTACCTTATTAGCGGGCTTTGGTATTTTAATGGCGATCAGTACCCATAGGCGTTTTCTACGCGAATAG